The following nucleotide sequence is from Synechococcus sp. CBW1004.
CCTTGCGGAGCAACCCTCGGCAGGGTGGCTGGAGCCGTCTTCGGCTCCTCCGGGCTGGTTGCCCCCAGCCTGTCGATGCAGGCCGGCCTCGCCGTCTTCAATGGGCGGCCCCCCGCCAGCGCAGGCCTGAGCCATCGGCGAAGCCTCCCTGCGGTCCATGAGCTGCCGCTCGAGCTGCCGCTGCGCCACTGCCTCCAGCTGCTGCCAGTGCTGGGCCAGGGTCCGTGAAGCGGCCGGGGCCGCGGTCATGTCTCGAGAGGATGGAGAGGGACCCAGCACCCCTGCCACCCAGCGCGCCAGGCCGGCGCTCCAGTGATTCTCCGGCGTCACCACACCGAGCGGATCGAGGCGGCGTGGATCCCCCTGGCTGATCAGCACCTGGCGGCCGCCGCAGGCTTCGAGCCAGCGCTGCAGGCGTCGGCTGGCCGGCAGGGTGCCCAGCCGCAGCACCTGATTCGCCGCCGGCACGGCCTCGGGGCCGTCGAGCAGAAGGTCGTAGGCGCCCACCAGCTCCAGATCCGTCAGGCCCCGCAGCCCGGAGAGGGCATCGGCCAGCACAGGCCAGCCGCTGTGCCGTTGCCAGCGCCGCAGGGCCTCGATATGGCTGTCCCACTCCTGGGGCGCTCCGCGCCAGGGGCCCGCCACCACCACCCCGGGCCGGTCGGGATCGAGTCGCGGCAGCGGGGCCCTGTCCGCAGCCGTGGCCGCAGCGGCGCCCCCATCGGACGGGGCTCCGGGGATTCTGGTCAGGTGCCCCAGGGCGGCTTCCAGGGCTGCCACATCGGCGCCATCGACATGCAGCGGCTCCTCGAACGGCAGGTTGAGGTGCACCGGCCCGGCGGGTGCTGTGCGCCCCTGGCCGCAGGCAGCCTCCATCGCGGCGGCGGCCAGCCCCTCCAGCTCCGCCGGTGTCATCGTCGCCAGTCCCGAAGGCGCTCCCTCGAGGAGCAGTCGGCAACAGGCCAGCAGAAACGTCTCCTGGGGCACCGCCTGGTTGGCGCCGCAGTTCTTGAGCCGCCGGGGCCGGTCGGCGCTCAGCAGCAGCAGCGGGATCGTGCCCAGATCGGCCTCCACGGCGGCCGCCAGCAGCTGGGCCACCGCTGTCCCGGAGGTGGTGACCACCGCCGCTGGCTGGCCCAGGGCCCGGCCCAGGCCGAGCGCGAAGAAGGCGGCCGAGCGCTCATCGATCGCCGTGTGCAGTCGCAGGCCCTGCCGTTCCAGCAGGGCCGCCGCCACCGCCAGCGGCGCCGAGCGGCTGCCGGGGCAGAGCACCAGATGCCGCAGGCCGCGCCGTTGCAGGGAGCTCAGCAGGGCGAGGGCCGCCAGGCCGTTGGCGCGGGCACCGCCTGCGGGATCCGGAGGAAGGCGATCCGGACCGGCGGACCCCATGGCGCTGACTCCCTGTACAGGATGGAGCGATCATCCCAAGCCGGGGCGGCTACGCCGTCCCGTCCATCCAGCCGCCCGCCCATGTCCAGCCGTTCCTCCTCCGAGCCGGTCGCCGGTGACTGGCGCAGCCGCTGGCGGCGCCAGATCACGGCGCTGCTGCCCTGGCTGGTGCTGGCCCTGGTGCTGCGCTGGGGCGTGCTCGAGCCCCGCTGGATTCCCTCCGGCTCGATGCTGCCCACCCTGCAGCTCCAGGACCGGATCCTGGTGGAGAAGGTCAGGCCGCGCCTGGGGCAGGAGCTGCCGGCGGGCACGATCGTTGTGTTCCATCCCCCTGCGGCGTTGGTGGCCGCCGGGTACGACCCCAGGGCGGCTCTGATCAAGCGGGTGGTGGCCCGTCCCGGCGATCGGGTGGAGGTGCGCGACGGGAGGCTGTGGCGCAACGGCGCACCGCTCGAACCGGACTGGACTGCCGAAGCGATCGACTACAACCTGGCGCCGTTCACCGTGCCGGACGACCACTTGCTGGTGCTGGGCGACAACCGCAATGCCAGTCTCGATTCCCATATCTGGGGTCCCCTGCCCCGCTCCGAGGTGATCGGCACCGCGATCTGGCGTTACTGGCCGCTGCAGCGCTTCGGGCCGATACGGATCCCCGCCGTTGGTGCCGCTGGGTCCGTCTGAGCAGCTGCGTTATGGTTCGTGGCGTGTCCGCGGACACCCGCTGTCCCGCTCGGGAGATCCAATGTTCAATCCGGAGTTCCTGACCAGCGACAACGAAGCGATCAGCGGCAATTCGCTGATTCAGTATCTGCAGGAGCAGTCCCCGGATGTGCTTGAGCGGGTGGCCCGCTCCGCCAGCGGAGACATCCAGGACATCATCCGCCACAACGTTCAGGGCCTGCTCGGCATGCTCCCGGGCGAGCAGTTCGAGGTGAAGATTCAGGCGAGCCGCGACAGCCTGGCCGGACTGCTCGCCTCGGCGATGATGACCGGTTACTTCCTGCGCCAGATGGAGCAGCGCATGGAGCTCGAGACCACACTCCTGGGCAGCGGCTTCGCTGGGGAGGATGGCGAGGATCCCGGCGAGCTGCACCTCTGAGTCCCGGCTGGCTCCGCCCCTCAGGGCTCCTCGGGCACCAGCCCCAGCTTCAGAAGCAGCTGGTCAATGGCGGCGAGCAGCCCCCAGGAGCCGTCGCTGGGAGCCCAGTCCCGCTGCTCCAGCGCCTGCGCCAGCTGCAGCAGTTGTTCGCCTGTGATCGCCGCGGGAGCGTCGTAGTGGGCGGGCACCAGCCAGCGCACCCCCTCAAGGCCTGCCAGCTGGCGCACCCAGGCCACCAGGGCCGTGCGTGAGCGCGGAAACACCAGTCGCTCCAGTACCGCCGCCACCTGCAGCCCCGCAGGTCCGCCGGTGATCAGGGCCTCAGCCTGACGCTCCCAGCCCGGCCGCCAGCGGAACGGGTACAGGCCGAAGTGGCTGCGCGGTCCGCGGCAGCCGGGGGCGAAGCTGTGGCGCAGCACCTCCGGTATGGCGGGCACGTCCAGCGGCTCGGGCCGCAGGTAGTTGGCGAACAGCACCAGCCGCCGCCAGCCGCGCAGACGCCGCTCCGGGCTGTCGAGCAGGGGGTCATCGCCCCGCTCGCGGGCGTGGAACAGCAGGGGCGTCGGATCGAGATCGAACAGGGCCGGGGGCTGGGCCGGAATCGCCACCAGGGCGTCGGTCACCAGCAGGGCGCCGCTGGCCCGGTGCAGACAGGCCACCTCCAGGAAGGTGCCCAGCCCCAGATCGAGCGGCCCCAGGGCACACCAGTCGAGTTCGTCGGCGTGGGGCAGGCCCTGCTCGAACAGCACGCGCGTGCGGCTTGCTGGAAAGCCCAGCCAGGCCGGCGGCAGCCGCAGCGGGAAGCTCCACTGCCGCGGCGTCACCCACACATCTGCGTCGGGGAAGGCCCGGGCCAGGGCCGGCAGCGGCAGCTTGTGTTCCAGCCCGGAGGCGGTCGGCAGCACGATCGTGCGCACCGGGCCGTGCCGGGCCTCCAGGTCCTTCAGGGCAGCCAGCACCTCCGCCGTCGGGGCCACCGGGGCGTAAAGAAGGAGGCCCTGCTGCAGCCGCACCACGGTCATGCGGATCGGCACAGCCACATACCAGGTGCCGATCAGCTGCTCCACGCTCCACAGCTGGCCGGGGAGCAGTTCCCGCACCAGGGTGCGCCGGCGTCCGTAGGGATACAGCGGCAGCAGCGGCCACCAGGGCCAGCTCTGGCTCCAGCCGGGTGGCGCCGCAGGCGCCGCGGCGGGAGTAACGCCGGAGGGAGGAGTCGTGGGGGGCAAGAGTCAGCCAGAGACGGCGCCTGGCGCATCTTCGCCGATGGCCCCGCACCCCCCGCTCAGCTGATCAGCACCAGGCTCAGGCCCATCACGGCCATGCCGGCCACGACGCCGGCCATCATCAGGGCGTGGGCGCCGTGCTGGCGGGCCGCCGGCAGCAATTCGTCGAAGCAGAGGTAGACCATCACCCCGGCCACGCTGGCGAAGACGCTGCCGAACACCACGTCGTTGAACACGTGGCGCAGCAGGCCGTAGCCCACCAGGGCCCCCAGGGGCTCGGCCAGGCCCGAGGCCAGCGACAGGGAGAAGGCCAGCGAGCGGCTGCCGGTGGCCTGATGGATCGGCACGGCGATCGCCAGACCTTCGGGGATGTTGTGGATGGCAATGGCGATCGCGATGCCGAGGCCCAGGCGGGGGTTGGCGATGGCGCCCACGAAGGTGGCCAGGCCCTCCGGGAAGTTGTGGATGCCGATGGCCAGCGCCGTGAACAGACCCGTGCGCAGGAGAGCCGATCTGGGCAGCTGGGCGTTGCGCTCCGGGGGGGCGGTCACCGTTGGCAGCGGATGCTGGGGCAGCAGGCGATCGAGCAGCGCCATGGCGGCAATGCCGGCGAAGAAGGCCAGCAGAGTGGCTCCGTGCCCCGCCCGACTCCCGAGGGCGGCGGTCATCGCCAGACGCGCCTTCGGGTAGATCTCCACGAAGCTCACGAACAGCATCACCCCGGCTGAGAAGCTCAGGGCGAGGCTCAGCACACGGGGCTGGTACCCCCGCGTGAACAGGGCGATCACGCTGCCGATGCCGGTGCACAGACCCGCCGCCAGGGTGATCAGGAAGGCGAACAGAAAGCCTTGATCCAGCTGCAGCGGCACGTCAGCGCGGTGAGGGGAAGGGAAAGGGAGTCACACCGGCATGATCGCAGTCGGTCGGGGCCGGTTCGGCGAGTGAGCGCTGGTGTGCCGGGCGATGGCGTCGGCTTCGGCGGCGGCGCGGACTCCAGGCTGCGGCCGCGCCTGCCGCGGGCCTGGACTGTGGGCTCAGGAAAGAAAAAGCCCCCGCCAAGGCGGGGGCGATGTGAGGCTCGGGTCGTGGGGAGCTCAGACCGGGAGGGGAACCTGGGCTGGCTGGCCTTGGTCCCGGGAAGCCCGTCGGGCCATCAACACGGACCTTCAGGTGCTCAGCCGAAGCTGAGGGCCCCAGGCATGACCGGGGTTCAGCCGATCACCGGAGCGGTGAGTGCCACCGGCGTCTGGGTCACGGCGGCGAGGTCGAGCGGGAAGTTGTGGGCGTTGCGCTCGTGCATCACCTCCATGCCGAGGTTGGCGCGGTTGAGGATGTCCGCCCAGGTGGGCAGCACCCGACCCTGGGCATCGAGGATCGACTGGTTGAAGTTGAAGCCGTTCAGGTTGAAGGCCATGGTGCTGATGCCCATGGAGGTGAACCAGATCCCCACCACGGGCCAGGCGGCCAGGAAGAAGTGGAGGCTGCGGCTGTTGTTGAACGAGGCGTACTGGAAGATCAGACGACCGAAGTAACCGTGGGCAGCCACGATGTTGTAGGTCTCCTCTTCCTGGCCAAACTTGTAGCCGTAGTTCTGACTTTCATTCTCGGTAGTCTCCCGCACGAGACTGGAGGTCACCAGCGAGCCGTGCATGGCCGAGAACAGGCTGCCGCCGAACACGCCGGCCACACCCAGCATGTGGAAGGGGTGCATCAGGATGTTGTGCTCAGCCTGGAACACCAGCATGAAGTTGAAGGTGCCGCTGATGCCGAGAGGCATGCCGTCGGAGAAGGAGCCCTGACCGAAGGGGTAGATCAGGAACACTGCGAAGGCAGCCGACAGGGGAGCGCTGTAGGCGACGCAGATCCAGGGGCGCATGCCGAGCCGGTAGGAGAGCTCCCACTGGCGGCCCATGTAGGCGGAGATGCCGATCAGGAAGTGGAAGACCACCAGCTGATAGGGGCCACCGTTGTAGAGCCATTCATCCAGGCTGGCGGCGGCCCAGATGGGATAGAAGTGCAGGCCGATGGCATTGCTCGAAGGAACAACGGCACCGGAGATGATGTTGTTGCCGTAGATCAGCGAGCCGGCGACGGGCTCGCGGATGCCGTCGATATCAACCGGCGGGGCGGCGATGAAGGCGACGATGAAGCAGATGGTGGCGGCCAGCAGGCAGGGGATCATCAGCACGCCGAACCAACCCACATAGATGCGGTTGTTGGTGGAGGCGATCCACTGACAGAAGCTTTCCCAGCTTCCTTGCCGGCCGCTGCGGACAGCAGTGGTCATGGAAAGAGAACGGAGGGTGGTGGATGGATGGCTCCCGTGCCGGAACCACGAGGCTGCTCGATGACAGCCCATCCGAATCGGCCGCAACCGGACCGGATTGCTCTGGAAACGGGAGTCTTTTGATGCTAAGGCGGTTGCCGCGCTGCACAACATCGCCGCCGCTCGATCGCCGAATTGAGAGAAAAAGTGATGAAGTTGAGTGAAGGAGCTTCGGCGGGGCGGCTTGTTCCTGGGTTCCAGGGCTCCATCCCCGTGCGCCTTCGAGCGCCATCTGCTTTCCCGGTCGGGGCGACGGCGCCGGGCCGTGTGTCGCGGTTCAGGCTGTCGCCGCAGGGCTGATGGAGTGCTGCAGCCACTGGCGCCCCTGCTGCAGGAAGCCGTTCCAGTCGATCCGTTCGGCTTCGGCAGCCCTGGAGACGAGCATCGGCGCCTGGCGCCGGATCGCCGCCAGGTCCGCCTCGGCCACGCCGCTGGAGAGGGCGAGCACGTCGGCCATGGCATGACCCACCACCCGGGTGAGATAGGCGGCGCTGAGCGCCTGCAGCGTTCCCCCCACCAGCCAGGTGGCGCCATGCAGCCTGGCGGCCGTCAGCAGTGCCTGGCTGCTCCACTCCACCAGGCCCAGGGCCAGGGCGGCTCGGGCCAGTTCCGTCGCGGCCGCCCGCAGGGTCTCCAGATCCCAGGAGCAGTCCCACAGGCGCGCCATCTCCTGCAGCATCAGGCCGTTGGCGGCCGCCAGCACCAGCAGGTCAAGGCTGGGCAACGGTGAGGCCAGCACGCCGGCGGCCACGAGCCACTGGGTGCGCTGCTGCAGCCGCTGCCAGTGCATCCGGCGCAGTCCCTCCAGATCGGCCTGCCAGCGCTCGTGCAGCTGGGCCAGCACCCGCACGGCGGTCTGCTGGCGCTGCCGCTCGCCGCTGCGCCGCAACCAGAGCGCCAGCGGCTCCAGGGCGGTGGCCAGGGAGCCCCGGGTGCCATCCCAGAGCAGGCAGCGCTGGCGATCCAGGCCCGGCCACTGGCTGGCCAGCTCGCAGAGCAACGCATCGCTCCTCACGGCATCCGGCAACCCGTCATCCGTCAGCGCTGCATTTGCCAGGGTCGCCTCGGTGCCGCACCGCGGTGCCAGCTGCAGCAGCAGCCAGGCGGGCTGGCCTTCGGGCAGGGCCTCCAGCCAGCGCAGGTCAGCGGCGCTCAGGGGCCAGTGCAGGTGATAGAGGAGCACATCGGAGTGGGCAAAGCTCTCCGGCCAGCTCCAGTCGTCGCTGCCGGTGGGCAGGGGCTCTCCCCACTGGAGGCGCAGGGCGCGACTGCAGCGCAGGGCAGTGGCGAAGGTCGGCTGCAGGTCCGCCGCGGGGGGCCGACAGCTCACCAGGGAGGCGGCCAGCTCGCCGCGGCGGATTTCCTGCAGCAGCGCCGTGAACTCCGCCTGCCTCTGCAGGCTCTGGCTGTTGTCGTCCTCTCCGGCCAGCTGGGCGAAGCGGGGCAGAACCTCCTGGCAGCGTTGAATCCAGCCATCGACATCGCCGGGCAGGCGGCTGCCGGGCTGGGGGCGCCGGCGGGAGAGCAGCCACCAGCCGCCGGCCAGGGCCCCCAGTCCGAGCAGGGCGCCACCATCGAGATGGATCCAGCGCGCCACGCCCTCGCTCAGCACCAGGGTGCCGGCCAGGGCCAGGGCGGGCCTGCGCCAGGGGAGGCCACCGAGGACGGGCCGCCCGCCGGGCAGGGACGGCGCGGAGGTCGGATCCGAGGTGGTCACGCGGGCGGGCCGAGGCAGTGCATCTTTAGCTCAGATCCCGCATCCGGCCGAGTGATGCTCCGGCCATCCCGCCGGTCCGGGGGCCTCCCACCGCGATGCGCAACACTGGCCGGTGCTTGCAGGCTGCGGTCATGGCCGACGACACGAACTTCACTTCCAGCCAGGGGCGTCCCGAGGGTGCCGGGCGTGGGAACCGCCAGAGTGGCGGACGCGATAGCGGTGGCTTCCGGATCCGTCTGAGCGACAACGAAATGCAGGCCGCCCGCGCCCTGCAGGAGGCGTTCAATCTGCGCTCCACCGTCGCGGTGCTGGGCTTTTCGCTGCGCACCCTCGCCCAGCTGCTCGAGGAGGGCAAGCTCGATGAGGTGGTGGCCCAGCAGCGGGCCCAGGGCGGCGGACGCCCACCGGCCCCCCGCGGCGAGCGCAGTGAGCGCCGCGGTGAGCGTGATCGCCCTGCCGGCGGCGGCGGCGGGCGCTCGGCGCGGGTGGATCCGTTTGCACGCCCTTCCCGTCCCGCGCCTGCCCCCGCAGCTGAGCCCGCTGAGGACGCACCGGCTGACACGCTCGACGAGGGGAGCGACCTCGCCGCAACAGGCGCCACCGAGGCGGCTGAGGTGAGCCCCGCTGAGGTGGAGACCGCCACGGCTGACGCCGCCGCCTCCGAGGCCACTCCCGCATCCTGAACCGCATGTCCGCCCAACGGCCGAGGGTGCTCTCCGGCGTTCAGCCCACCGGTGCCCTGCATCTGGGCAACTGGCTCGGGGCGATCCGCAACTGGGTCGACCTGCAGCAGACCCACGACACCTTCTTCTGCGTCGTGGATCTGCACGCCATCACCGTGCCCCACGACCCGGCGCGTCTGGCCGAGGACACCCTCACCACAGCGGCGCTGTACCTGGCCTGCGGCATCGATCCGCAGGCCTCCACGGTGTTCGTTCAGAGCCATGTGAGTGCCCACAGTGAGCTGTGCTGGCTGCTCAATTGCGTGACGCCGCTCAACTGGCTGGAGCGGATGATCCAGTTCAAGGAGAAGGCGCTCAGGCAGGGGGCCGATGTATCCACGGGGCTGCTCGATTACCCCGTGCTGATGGCGGCCGACATCCTTCTCTATGACGCCGATCGGGTGCCGGTGGGGGAGGACCAGAAGCAGCACCTGGAGCTGGCGCGTGACATCGCCCAGCAGCGCATCAACGCCCGTTTCGCCCCCCGCGACGAGCAGGGTGAGATCCTGCCGATCCTGCGGGTGCCCGAGCCGCTGATCCTGCCGGAGGGTGCCCGGGTGATGAGCCTCACCGACGGCCGCAGCAAGATGAGCAAGAGCGATTCCAACGAGGGCTCGCGCATCACCCTGCTCGACCCGCCCGAGCTGATCACGAAGAAGATCAAGCGGGCCAAGACCGACCCGGTGATGGGCCTGGAATTCGGCAATCCCGAGCGCCCCGAGGCCGACAACCTGCTGGGCCTCTACGCACTGCTGAGCGGCCAGAGCCGCACCGCCGCCGCCGGCGAGTGTGCCGAGATGGGCTGGGGCAGGTTCAAGCCGCTGCTGGCCGAGGCAGCCGTCGAGGCGCTGCGGCCGATCCAGGAGCGCTACGGCCAGTGGCGCCAGGATCCCGCCACGCTGGAGCAGGTTCTCAAGCACGGCCGCGAGCGGGCGAATGCCGTCGCCGAAGCCACGGTGCAGCGGGTGCGGGACGCGCTGGGCTTCCTGCCGCGGAGCTGAACCTTCGGGCAGCTCGGTCGTCCAGGCACTGTTCTGGCCAAGCCCCAGATCTCTGTAATGGATCCCATGCGCTCCGGCTCTGAGTGATATGGCTCTGCGCTGGCTCTACTGAGCTTCGTGGGACCGGAGATCGCTGCAACTCGGGGTGCCTTTGGGGCCACCTACGGCATCAGGCCCTGACGTGGACATGGCTCACGGCCGTGAGCGGGGCTATCGGCTGCGATGAATCTTCTGTTTTTCATGCCCTCGTATGGAGGAATATCTCGGCTCCAGTTAAGGTTTGCCCGAATCTGCGGACTGGAGACTTGAATCCCGCTGAACCACGCCAGCCTGGCCCCTCCCAGTACGCCTTACGGGAGGCTGATTCTCCGCCTGATCTTTCTCTTGACGCGGACTACAGTTCAACGGCCGCAGGGGGTGCCGATTCCGCCGCTGCCAGCGACGCGGAACGATCGCCGCAGCCCTCGCTCAGGATCCCCTCTGAGGTGGCCGGACTGCTGCGCATCGCGGCGTTCTGCCTCTACGGCGTCTTCCTGACCTCGGTCGTTCCCCTCTTCCTGCCACCTCGGCTGCTGGATCCGGCCTGGCAATTGCTGGTCGTCAACACCCTGTTTTCGGCCGCGCCCTTCCCTCTGCTGGCCACCTGCTGTCTGCTGCTCGGCCACGCCCCGGATCCGAACGTTCCCGCCGCCTCCAGGTTGTTGCGGGGGCGCCTGCGGTTGGCCTCTCGTCTCGCCAGCATTGGCTTCGTCCTGCTGATCCCTCTGCAGGCAAGCGCCCTCTGGCGCATCGGCCTCCTTGCTGAGGTGCCTGCCAACCGTCTGATCTCGACGTTGAGTGCGGTGCGCGCTGAGATTGAATCCAGCCGCACCACGGAGGAATTGAATACGGCGCTTGTGAAACTACCAGGCAATCCGAAGTTGCCTGCCGACTTTAATCTGCCGATTCCTGATTTCCAGAAGGTCACGATTGAGCGGCTGTCTCAGGATCTCTCCAATCAGAAGCAGCAGCAATCACAGCGTATCCGCAATCGACGCCTCACCGATGCGTCCAATTTGGTGAAGAATTCGGTGCTCGGCGCATTGCTCTCCGTGTTCTTCGCTGCGGCCGCCGCCGTTCCCATACGCACTCCATCCCTGCCGCGGCTCAAGGCTGGGCAGCCCTTCAGGACGCTGCGTGAGGCCCTTGAAAAACGCCGGAGCAAGCGTGACCATCTCGAAAAACTGCGTCGGCATGCCCGCCAGCAGCAACGCCGCAGCAATCTGATCACAGGCATCCTGCAGTGGATCGAAACCGGCCAGTCTCAGCGTCGCCGCAAGGCCCATGCCCGTCAGCTTGAGAATCAGCGCCGTCAACAGGGCAAGGCCGGTCAGCCCAGGCGCGATGGTGATCGCTCCCGTTGACCCCGTGGCTGATCCGTTGGTTGGTCCGCTCTGCCTCGGCGCCCAAACGGACCTCTTCCCCGCACACCACTTTTCGATGGGGTCACCCCCGCCCGACCGGTGAGATCTGCCATTAAGGCGCAGGTCACCCTCACGGCTCCCGGTAGACCACCCTCCCCCGCTCATCGTTGCCCACATCCAGCAGCTCGCCGCGAAGCAACTGCTGGATTTCCTCGCGGATGACGCCGCTGTCCACACCAGGAGGGAGCTGCAGCTCGAGCACCGCGTCGTTGATGGTGAAGCCCCGCTCTCCGGCGCGTCGGGCCAGAGCCAGCAGCTGGCGCTCGATCGTGGCGCCATCCACGACCCCGGGGCCCTCGTGCAGCAGGGCATGGTTGGCGTGGCGCACCAGCCTGGGCAGCAGCAGCAGATCGATCAGCTGACCGATGTAGCAGAACCCGAAGGTGAACAGCCACAGCAGACCGCTGAGCGGCTTGCGGTTGTAGAAGCGCTGCACCCCGCAGACCCCCACCAGGCACAGGCACCAGAGCAGGTAGCTCACGGCCAGGCTGCGGCGCTCCTGCAGGGCGGAGCCCGGCCGCACGGCACGGATGGGAGAAGGGCTGCTCACAAGCGTGGGCGCGGGCTTGCAGAGGATTGTGCTGCGTAGGATCTCCCTTCAGCACCGTCGGATTCCCGTGCCCGTCACCGCCTCCAGCCCGAGCAGACCTGGCGAGGCCGCGTCGGGAACCACACCCGTGGCTGAGGCCGTCGCCATCAGCCTGCCGAAGACCAGCGAGAGCCCCCAGCTGCTGCGCATCCGCCACTCAATGAGCCACGTGATGGCCATGGCGGTGCAGAAGCTGTTCCCGAAGGCGCAGGTCACCATCGGTCCCTGGACGGAGAACGGCTTCTACTACGACTTCGACAGTCCCGATCCCTTCACCGAGGCCGATCTCAAGGCGATCAGGAAGGAGATGATCCGGATCATCAACCGCAAGCTGCCCCTGGAGCGGCTTGAGGTGAGCCGGGCCGAGGCAGAGGCGAGGATCAAGGCCCAGAACGAGCCCTACAAGCTGGAGATCCTGGCCGGCATCCAGGAGCCGATCACCCTCTACACCCTGGGAGAGGAGTGGTGGGATCTCTGCGCCGGCCCGCATGTGGCCAACACCGCCGAGCTCAACCCGAAGGCTTTTGCACTGGAGAGCGTGGCCGGCGCCTACTGGCGCGGCGATGAGAACAACGCCCAGCTGCAGCGCATCTACGGCACCGCCTGGGAGACGCCCGAGCAGCTGGCGGAGTACCAGCGGCGCCAGGAAGAGGCGAAGCGCCGCGACCATCGCCGCCTGGGCGTCGACCTCGACCTCTTCTCGATCGAGGACGAGGCCGGCGCCGGCCTGGTGTTCTGGCATCCGCGCGGCGCCCGCATGCGCCTGCTGATCGAGAACCTCTGGCGTGAACTGCATTTCGCGGCCGGCTATGAGCTGCTTTACACCCCCCACGTGGCCGACATCAGCCTGT
It contains:
- a CDS encoding TM2 domain-containing protein, whose translation is MSSPSPIRAVRPGSALQERRSLAVSYLLWCLCLVGVCGVQRFYNRKPLSGLLWLFTFGFCYIGQLIDLLLLPRLVRHANHALLHEGPGVVDGATIERQLLALARRAGERGFTINDAVLELQLPPGVDSGVIREEIQQLLRGELLDVGNDERGRVVYREP
- the trpS gene encoding tryptophan--tRNA ligase — its product is MSAQRPRVLSGVQPTGALHLGNWLGAIRNWVDLQQTHDTFFCVVDLHAITVPHDPARLAEDTLTTAALYLACGIDPQASTVFVQSHVSAHSELCWLLNCVTPLNWLERMIQFKEKALRQGADVSTGLLDYPVLMAADILLYDADRVPVGEDQKQHLELARDIAQQRINARFAPRDEQGEILPILRVPEPLILPEGARVMSLTDGRSKMSKSDSNEGSRITLLDPPELITKKIKRAKTDPVMGLEFGNPERPEADNLLGLYALLSGQSRTAAAGECAEMGWGRFKPLLAEAAVEALRPIQERYGQWRQDPATLEQVLKHGRERANAVAEATVQRVRDALGFLPRS
- the lepB gene encoding signal peptidase I, encoding MSSRSSSEPVAGDWRSRWRRQITALLPWLVLALVLRWGVLEPRWIPSGSMLPTLQLQDRILVEKVRPRLGQELPAGTIVVFHPPAALVAAGYDPRAALIKRVVARPGDRVEVRDGRLWRNGAPLEPDWTAEAIDYNLAPFTVPDDHLLVLGDNRNASLDSHIWGPLPRSEVIGTAIWRYWPLQRFGPIRIPAVGAAGSV
- the zupT gene encoding zinc transporter ZupT, encoding MPLQLDQGFLFAFLITLAAGLCTGIGSVIALFTRGYQPRVLSLALSFSAGVMLFVSFVEIYPKARLAMTAALGSRAGHGATLLAFFAGIAAMALLDRLLPQHPLPTVTAPPERNAQLPRSALLRTGLFTALAIGIHNFPEGLATFVGAIANPRLGLGIAIAIAIHNIPEGLAIAVPIHQATGSRSLAFSLSLASGLAEPLGALVGYGLLRHVFNDVVFGSVFASVAGVMVYLCFDELLPAARQHGAHALMMAGVVAGMAVMGLSLVLIS
- the psbA gene encoding photosystem II q(b) protein, with product MTTAVRSGRQGSWESFCQWIASTNNRIYVGWFGVLMIPCLLAATICFIVAFIAAPPVDIDGIREPVAGSLIYGNNIISGAVVPSSNAIGLHFYPIWAAASLDEWLYNGGPYQLVVFHFLIGISAYMGRQWELSYRLGMRPWICVAYSAPLSAAFAVFLIYPFGQGSFSDGMPLGISGTFNFMLVFQAEHNILMHPFHMLGVAGVFGGSLFSAMHGSLVTSSLVRETTENESQNYGYKFGQEEETYNIVAAHGYFGRLIFQYASFNNSRSLHFFLAAWPVVGIWFTSMGISTMAFNLNGFNFNQSILDAQGRVLPTWADILNRANLGMEVMHERNAHNFPLDLAAVTQTPVALTAPVIG
- a CDS encoding DUF760 domain-containing protein, yielding MFNPEFLTSDNEAISGNSLIQYLQEQSPDVLERVARSASGDIQDIIRHNVQGLLGMLPGEQFEVKIQASRDSLAGLLASAMMTGYFLRQMEQRMELETTLLGSGFAGEDGEDPGELHL
- a CDS encoding DUF4336 domain-containing protein, which codes for MPPTTPPSGVTPAAAPAAPPGWSQSWPWWPLLPLYPYGRRRTLVRELLPGQLWSVEQLIGTWYVAVPIRMTVVRLQQGLLLYAPVAPTAEVLAALKDLEARHGPVRTIVLPTASGLEHKLPLPALARAFPDADVWVTPRQWSFPLRLPPAWLGFPASRTRVLFEQGLPHADELDWCALGPLDLGLGTFLEVACLHRASGALLVTDALVAIPAQPPALFDLDPTPLLFHARERGDDPLLDSPERRLRGWRRLVLFANYLRPEPLDVPAIPEVLRHSFAPGCRGPRSHFGLYPFRWRPGWERQAEALITGGPAGLQVAAVLERLVFPRSRTALVAWVRQLAGLEGVRWLVPAHYDAPAAITGEQLLQLAQALEQRDWAPSDGSWGLLAAIDQLLLKLGLVPEEP
- a CDS encoding YcjF family protein — translated: MTTSDPTSAPSLPGGRPVLGGLPWRRPALALAGTLVLSEGVARWIHLDGGALLGLGALAGGWWLLSRRRPQPGSRLPGDVDGWIQRCQEVLPRFAQLAGEDDNSQSLQRQAEFTALLQEIRRGELAASLVSCRPPAADLQPTFATALRCSRALRLQWGEPLPTGSDDWSWPESFAHSDVLLYHLHWPLSAADLRWLEALPEGQPAWLLLQLAPRCGTEATLANAALTDDGLPDAVRSDALLCELASQWPGLDRQRCLLWDGTRGSLATALEPLALWLRRSGERQRQQTAVRVLAQLHERWQADLEGLRRMHWQRLQQRTQWLVAAGVLASPLPSLDLLVLAAANGLMLQEMARLWDCSWDLETLRAAATELARAALALGLVEWSSQALLTAARLHGATWLVGGTLQALSAAYLTRVVGHAMADVLALSSGVAEADLAAIRRQAPMLVSRAAEAERIDWNGFLQQGRQWLQHSISPAATA
- the menD gene encoding 2-succinyl-5-enolpyruvyl-6-hydroxy-3-cyclohexene-1-carboxylic-acid synthase, giving the protein MGSAGPDRLPPDPAGGARANGLAALALLSSLQRRGLRHLVLCPGSRSAPLAVAAALLERQGLRLHTAIDERSAAFFALGLGRALGQPAAVVTTSGTAVAQLLAAAVEADLGTIPLLLLSADRPRRLKNCGANQAVPQETFLLACCRLLLEGAPSGLATMTPAELEGLAAAAMEAACGQGRTAPAGPVHLNLPFEEPLHVDGADVAALEAALGHLTRIPGAPSDGGAAAATAADRAPLPRLDPDRPGVVVAGPWRGAPQEWDSHIEALRRWQRHSGWPVLADALSGLRGLTDLELVGAYDLLLDGPEAVPAANQVLRLGTLPASRRLQRWLEACGGRQVLISQGDPRRLDPLGVVTPENHWSAGLARWVAGVLGPSPSSRDMTAAPAASRTLAQHWQQLEAVAQRQLERQLMDRREASPMAQACAGGGPPIEDGEAGLHRQAGGNQPGGAEDGSSHPAEGCSARGEGPVPQQPLSEPWLARALSRLLPPGLPVMLASSSPVRDWESFAAADAPWRPIHGFRGASGIDGTLSIACGLAEACGRLVLVSGDLALLHDSNGWLWAHQLRGQLTVVLIENGGGGIFEQLPIRTHPPGRLDFERLFAMPQGIDQLALAALHGVPGRRLQQRADLPGDLAWALEQPFAVLELRTHRRHDAALRQQLRQAAGTAAAASAGRMAGPDSER